A portion of the Oxynema aestuarii AP17 genome contains these proteins:
- the rsfS gene encoding ribosome silencing factor, with protein sequence MSEYFQAQSNIPLTLNRGGDFSDEDSQMLALTIARAAQDRKGGDLVLLKVSDVSYLADYFAIVTGFSKVQVRAIAQAIEERVEQECHRKPLHVEGQGEGSWLVQDYGDAIVHILMPEERDYYNLEAFWGHAERLDLDEYGLGE encoded by the coding sequence ATGTCGGAATATTTTCAAGCTCAATCGAATATCCCGTTAACCTTGAATCGCGGAGGTGACTTCAGCGACGAAGACAGCCAAATGCTCGCCTTGACGATCGCCCGCGCGGCCCAAGACCGCAAAGGGGGGGATTTGGTTTTGCTGAAAGTCTCCGACGTGTCCTATTTAGCCGATTACTTCGCGATCGTCACCGGGTTTTCCAAAGTGCAAGTGCGCGCGATCGCCCAAGCGATCGAAGAGCGCGTCGAGCAAGAATGTCACCGCAAACCCCTGCACGTCGAAGGACAAGGGGAAGGATCGTGGTTAGTTCAGGATTACGGCGACGCGATCGTTCATATCCTGATGCCCGAAGAACGAGACTATTACAATCTCGAAGCCTTCTGGGGTCATGCGGAACGCCTCGACCTCGACGAGTACGGATTGGGAGAATAA